In the genome of Gracilinanus agilis isolate LMUSP501 unplaced genomic scaffold, AgileGrace unplaced_scaffold15308, whole genome shotgun sequence, the window AGGTAATCTAGGCCAAAGGTTGCTTTGTTCTTGGCTTGGTCTTCAGTAGACATGCTGGTGGCTAACTCAGAGGCAGCACTGAAGTCTCTCGAGCGGGAGGATGCCTCAGCACATATGGTCTCCTCAGATGTCTCACTGGCACATTGAGTGGCTGGGAGCAGCTCCTTGGGGTCTGGTTGGTTCTGGTGGATGGATATATATCTTCTGGCCTCCTCCATCCCATCCTGAGTCTGCACAATGTCAGTAGGGAAGAAGTGGTCTTTCACCATCACCTCCTCATCCTCTTGTTCAGAACTTTTAGGAGCGTTCTTGCCTGGAGGCAACTCCTTTGCTGGGTCCTGGGTCTTCACGGAGGTGTTGCTACTAATGTGAGAGTAGGAgccttctggcttccttttcAAAGCCTCCAGGCTGGCATTTTTCTCCTGCTTCGGGAGGCAGACTTTGTGTTTTTTGTGATCCATGGTGCCACCTGAGAAGGATGGGAAAGACCCATTGACGAGTTCTCTGTGTTGGCAGTGTTGCCGAACAGCCCTATAAATCTTGGAATAGAACCAGAGCATCAGCAAGGTGGGCAGGTAGAAGTTGATGATGGCAGTCATCACCTTGAACCAAGTGACCTTGTAGAAGTCTGTCTCACACTTGTTCCCGGTGGCACTGTCATTAGATGGTTTGCTTTGGTCGTTATCTGACCAAAAGCTTTTCCAGCCCAGAATAGGGATGATCCACAGGGAGGCCAGGAACCAGGTGATCAAGATGGTGACTGTCGCTCTGGTCTTGGTGCGATACCTTAGGTACTTGAGAGGCTGCTGGACAGAGCGGTAGCGGTCAATGCACAGAATAAAGACACTAAAGATGGAGGCTGTGCTTGCTACGTAGTCCATAGAGAGCCAGAAGAGGCAGAGGGGCCGTTCTAGGGATTTCAGGAGGTACACGATATTCAGGGGCATGACAGCTGCTCCCACAATCAGATCAGCTATGGAGAGGCTGACGATGTACAGGTTGCCCACAGTGTGCAGTTTCTTCTCTGTCCTCACTGCGTAGAGCACAAGGAGGTTGAGCCCCACCGTGACTAGGGAGATGCTGCTCAGGACCACCACCAAGGGCACCAAATGGGGCTTATTAGCATCCGCCGTCCTGTTGCCTTCACACATGGTTCCTTCTTGGagacaggaggagggaggaggggtcaTCGGGCACTGGAGGAAACTTTTGCTTCTCCTGGTGACTCCCTGGAAGGAGATAGAGAGTGGTTTCAGTAAATGCTTTGGGTTGTATTTGCAGCCTGGTACAGCTAAAGTTTTAGGATTTGCACTTGTCCTCAGGCATCACTGTCTGCTTTGATGGAAAGAGGCGCTCACCTAGAACAGAGATCATCTATAACTGGGGTTATAGATCTCTAACTGGTTCACACTCTGCCTTGATGAAATCTGAGACAAATCATACAACCTTTAgcttcctccactataaaatgaagggggcaGGGATAGCTGGGTATCAAAgcagatagaatgtcaggcctagagatgggaggtcctgggttcaaatctggcttcagttagttagtttctagctgtgtgaccctgggcaagtcatttaacctcaattgcttagcccttcacattcttttgtcttagaattgatactaagaaggaagataaaggtctaaaaaaataaaagaatgggaaagaaggaATATGCTTTTCTTAGCACAcagtgacaggcactgtgctaagtgctttataaatattatctaatttgattttctcattttaagaaaTTGGATTAGCTTAGGGATTCTTAACTAgtagatagatttcagggggtccaGGAATTTGTATG includes:
- the HRH1 gene encoding histamine H1 receptor, which codes for MTPPPSSCLQEGTMCEGNRTADANKPHLVPLVVVLSSISLVTVGLNLLVLYAVRTEKKLHTVGNLYIVSLSIADLIVGAAVMPLNIVYLLKSLERPLCLFWLSMDYVASTASIFSVFILCIDRYRSVQQPLKYLRYRTKTRATVTILITWFLASLWIIPILGWKSFWSDNDQSKPSNDSATGNKCETDFYKVTWFKVMTAIINFYLPTLLMLWFYSKIYRAVRQHCQHRELVNGSFPSFSGGTMDHKKHKVCLPKQEKNASLEALKRKPEGSYSHISSNTSVKTQDPAKELPPGKNAPKSSEQEDEEVMVKDHFFPTDIVQTQDGMEEARRYISIHQNQPDPKELLPATQCASETSEETICAEASSRSRDFSAASELATSMSTEDQAKNKATFGLDYLTFTWKRFRSHSRQYIKGLHMNRERKAAKQLGCIMAAFILCWIPYFIFFMVIAYCTKCCNDHVQMFTMWLGYINSTLNPLIYPLCNENFKKAFKKIFRISS